In candidate division WOR-3 bacterium, the following are encoded in one genomic region:
- the hpt gene encoding hypoxanthine phosphoribosyltransferase: protein MKFKTLITEKDIKKRIKELVEKIAKDSLGKEIFIIGILKGSFIFLSDLLREFYNHNIHPSLDFITIESYGKGKISTGKLKLLRDITVDIQNKWVLLVDDILDTGRTLAYAKEHFLKKNPFSIKTCVFLDKPERRVNNFQADYVGFQIPNKFVVGYGMDYANLFRELPYVAVLDEEEKNN, encoded by the coding sequence ATGAAATTTAAAACCTTAATAACTGAAAAGGATATAAAGAAAAGAATAAAAGAGTTAGTAGAAAAAATTGCAAAAGATAGCTTGGGCAAAGAAATATTTATTATTGGAATTCTAAAAGGGAGCTTTATATTCCTCTCTGATTTACTAAGAGAGTTTTACAATCATAATATTCATCCTTCTCTTGACTTTATCACAATTGAATCCTATGGAAAAGGTAAAATATCTACAGGAAAACTTAAACTGTTAAGAGATATCACCGTAGACATCCAAAACAAGTGGGTTCTACTTGTAGACGATATACTTGATACAGGTAGAACACTTGCATATGCAAAAGAACATTTTTTAAAGAAAAACCCTTTTTCTATAAAGACCTGCGTTTTTCTCGATAAACCTGAAAGAAGAGTCAACAATTTTCAGGCTGATTATGTAGGCTTTCAAATACCTAATAAATTTGTTGTTGGATACGGAATGGATTATGCAAACCTTTTCCGCGAACTACCCTATGTAGCGGTTCTTGATGAAGAAGAAAAAAATAATTAG